The DNA segment GCCCGCTATATTAGGTGTTGCCTTAAATGAAGTGTTTGTGCCTATTATACAAAAACAGTTTCCTGAGATAGTCGACTTTTATTTACCGCCTGAAGGTTGTTCATATCGAATGGCAGTAGTCACCATGAAAAAGCAATATCCCGGCCATGCAAAACGCGTGATGATGGGGGTGTGGTCATTTTTACGCCAGTTCATGTATACCAAATTCGTCATTGTATGTGATGACGATGTAAATGCCCGAGATTGGAAGGATGTTATTTGGGCAATGACAACGCGAATGGATCCAGCTCGAGATACTGTTTTAGTAGAAAACACTCCTATTGATTACCTTGACTTTGCTTCTCCAGTATCAGGTTTGGGATCAAAGATGGGGATGGACGCCACTAACAAATGGCCTGGTGAAACTGACCGGGAATGGGGTGAGCCAATTACCATGACCGACGAAATTAAACAGCATGTGGATGATATTTGGGACGAATTAAATATTTTCGACCTAAACTTAGATACTAACGAACCACAAGATTAATAGACAAATTTAAGAAACAAATAATGAATACCATAAATTGCCAAGTGCAATCATTAACACCGTTAACTGATAATGTTTTTCAAGTATTATTAAAACCAGATCAAAGCGTTAGCTTTTCTGCAGGGCAATACCTAAATTTTGTTATGAGTGAAGACGATAAGCGTCCTTTCTCCATTGCTTCAAGCCCTGGTTCTGAGCTAATTGAATTACAAATAGGTGCTTTTGCTGCCGACGGCTGGGCAATGCAAGTTATTGAACATATACAAAACAATAACAACGTAACGGTTGAAATGCCCGGCGGGCAAGCACAATTACGAACAGATAGTCTGCGCCCTATCATTCTTTTAGCTGGAGGCACGGGATTTTCATACATAAAATCTATCCTTGGCGATTTGGTAAGCCGCAAAGCTCAACAACCAGTGCTTGTGTACTGGGGATTAAGAGATACCAGCGCATGTTATCAATTAGATGAAACACAAGCCTTGGTGGATCAGCTAAGCCATGGTCAATTTATGCCGGTTGTGGAAACACCTGATGAAAATTGGCAAGGCAGAGTCGGTAAAGTACATGAACCTTTATTGCATGATGTAATTAGCTTAGAGCCATACGACATTTACATGGCTGGCCGTTTTGATATGGTAGGTTTTTTAAGAAGTGAATTTATAGAGCATGGCGGCATTAAAGAGCACATGTATGCCGATGCCTTTGCGTTTATTTAACGTAGTTTAGTAAAGGCTTTTAAATATGAGATTGAATAACCTGTTCAATCTCAGTTTGAGCTAAAGGTTTTGAATAATAAAAACCCTGCCCCGATTGACACCCCATCTCAGTTAACACCCTAACTTCACTTTCATGCTCTATTCCCTCAGCAACAACTGACATTCCTAAATGCTCTGCCATATCAATGATAGTTTTAATCATCACTGCTTGTTTTTTATCTTCGCGCATATTATTTATAAACGACCGATCAATTTTTAAGGTATCAAAGGGAAATTTATACAAATAACTTAATGAAGAGTAACCGGTACCAAAATCATCAAGTAATAATTTAACCCCTAATTCCTTTAGTTTAGTCATGTTTTCATTAACCAAATCGCCATTTTCAAGCAATGCTCTTTCGGTTAACTCTAAGCGCAATGAATTTTTCGGAATTTGATACTTCGAGATAATCCTACTTATGTGGAGAGTTAGATCACTATTGATAAAGTGGCCGCTAAATAAGTTACAGGTAATAAACAGCTTGTCATTTTTAAACTTTTTTTGCCAAAGCCTAAGGATTTTAGCGGATTGTTCTATGATTTCTAAATCAATATTGTGAATTAAACCTGTTTCTTCTGCTTTAGCTATAAATTCGTTGGGGTATGTTAACCCTCGTTCACTTGATTGCCAGCGTGCCAAGGCTTCAAAGCCAACTATTTTATTTTCGTTCAAGTTATAAATGGGTTGAAAATAAGGAATAAATTCCTGATTTTTAATCGCGGTTTTAATGTCTAATTCTAACTTTATCGAGGCTAAAAGTTCATGGTGCATATTACTATTAAATAATTCATAGCGACCTTTACCAAACTCTTTTGCCTTATACATTGCGGTATCGGCATCCCGCAACATATCTTCTGCGTTGCTATAGTGTTGGTTACTAGCAACAATACCAATACTTGCACCAATATTAATCATACTTTCGTTGATATATATATGCTGTGACAGAGTTTCTATAATTTCATCCGAGACTCTAATACCAACATTTATGCTTGGAATTTCATCTAATAATACAACGAACTCATCACCACCTAAACGCGCTAAAATATCATTATTGCGGATCAGTTTTTTTATCTTATTGGCTACATTTTTTAGTAACTTATCACCAGCGTGATGCCCTAAAGAATCATTTACCGTTTTAAAGCGATCAAGATCTATGAATAATAAAGCAAAGTTATAATTTTTATTCTCATTAACATTAGCAATTTTATGCTCAAGAATTTTATTAAAATAAGAACGATTGGGTAATTCAGTTAAGCTGTCATGGTTTGCAGAATACTTTAATTGTTGTTCAGCAAGTTGCCGCTGGGTAATTTCTTCAACAAGCTCTTCGGTTCGCTGCTTCACTTTAATCTCTAGTTCATCTCGAGATTGTTGCTGTAATATTGCCAATTCCCGTTGAAATAACGCAATTGAGACATGTTGAGAAACAAAATTCAAAAAATCGGCATCTTTATCACTGTAACTGAATGCCTTTGAATAGCTTTGCACAACCATAGCGCCAATGATTTCACCATGTTTATATAACGGTACTCCAAGCCAAGAGTGAGCTTCACCTGACTTGATATCAACAACTTTGGTACGAATTAACTCCCTAATGTGTTGCTTTGATAATAACTGTGGTTGACCACTATTAATTAAATAATCCGTCAACCCTTGGCCAAATTTTCTTGGGCTAAACAGACTTTCATGATCATTGATTGCTGAGTCTGCAAAATAGGCAAAACGTAAGGTCTCTCTCTTCTCACATACCCTGGCTATATAAAAATTATCTGCGAATAAATATTTTCCAATTACAGTATGAACTTCTTTATAAAAGGTTTCTAAATCTAAATTTGCCTGACTTAAATCCGATATTTCATACAGTGATTGTTTAGCGGCTTCTATCTTTTCTATTTCGCCAATTTTCTCTTCCAGTTCTCGAGTTCGAATATTTACGTCATACTGTAATTGTTCTTTATATTCAAATCGTGAAAGTGCAGAAATTATATGCTGGCCAGTAATAGACATTATCTCTTTATCAATGGCTTTATATCTCACATCGTTATTATAACTTTGTATAACCATCAACCCGACAATATTATTATTTTTAATTAACGGTACCCCTAGCCAGTCAACCGCCATATTGCCTCTTTCTTTAATAATACCTTTGGCTAACAGGCGCTCAAACTTTTTGGCTTGCATTAACAGTGGTCGGCCTCTAGTTAGAACCAGTCTAGATAAAGAATCTGATAGGTAACTTTGCGGCATTTGATAGTTTGTTAGGGTATCTTTTTCATCAACATGATAACTAAAATCTAACGTTTGAGTTTTGTCGTTGGTAAATGCAATAAAAAAGTTTCGAGCATCGATGAAAGTATTCACTATTTGGTGAACTTGTTGATAAAATTGTTCGATACTGCCACTGGTAAAAGTTGACTCGGATAATTCATAAAGAGCATCTTGTAAAACTTTTAAGTCATAATGCTCTTTTTTTAAAGCATCTAATTGATGTTGTAGTTTAGTTGTCATGATGAATCTAAAATTATCCGTAGCATTTTATGTTTATTTCAACCGATCACTTCGTTAATCAGAAGAAATTCTAACCGGCTGTTAACTTTTATCACAAAGGGTTAATACACACTATAATTTAACCTTGAAAGTTACAAATCAGTAACAACGAATCGATATATATTATATACAAAGCTGAAACCTTCCATGGCGGTTTGCATTCCTTCATCCCTGAATTTACAAACCTAAAACCCTCCATGGTGGTTTGCATTCCTTCATCCCTGAAGTAAAACATAAAGTACGCCATCCATGGCATTTCTGCATATAGCTCTTCCTTGAGCAAAAAAAAGGAGCAAATTTGCTCCTTTGGTTTAACTAAACTCTAGGGGAAAACAATTATGTTTCTTGTTTGATTGTCCACAAGTAGTCTTCATGTGAGCCACAAATACTACTGAATTCTTCACCAATTTGTTTGTCACCTTCCACAAACAATTTATTAAGTATAGCAGCCCGTGCTTTTAATAAATCATCATAGTTTTCAGCACTCATTGTGGCTAATTTTCTGTATTTACCCCCAACAACATGAGCAAGCCACCCCCAAGACGTTAGCTGTCCTTTGCCGACAAATTCGTTATATACCGGCGCAAAGACTTTTTTTACAATTTCATCGGCTCTCTCTTCTGTCGTAAAGTCACATTCCATATAAACTGACATGCTTGCTTTACCTCTAGGAGAGTTATCACTGGCAGGTCTAGAGCCAGCAACAAATTGCCAAATATAGTCAACATGACTAGTGCAACCGGTCATAAGAGCATCAGGGCCTTTGCCTAAGGCTTTATCTAACTTTTCACCCATCTTTTTCTGAGCACTAAGTAATCCACTTACACTTGGTGCAGCATGATAGAGAATGCGTCGCCATTCGCCGCCAGTTTGATGTGCTAGCCAGCCCCAACCGGATATTGTGCCATCTTTTACTGCAGCATCATAAATTGGAGCATAACTGTTCTCCACTAGTTCATCAGCCGCAGCCTCTTTATCAGGTGCACACATAAAATATGTTGCATAACTGTACATTTCTGGTTCTTTCGGCTCGGCAGATAGTGCCGCAAACGGTAGTAATAATGAGACAGCAAAACTCATAAGAATCTTAAAACGTTTCATATTATTATCTCCTCATCCCATAATGGGAAAATACCCATCTAACAAAGGCTTTTGTACATAGGTAATAGATTCAGCTAAAGCATAGTGCATAGGTGTTATCTTTTTAGGTTAAATAAATATAAAAAACTATGTTTTTATATTGTATGGAGATATGCGCAAGATCTAAGTGATTAAAAACATTGCCTTTATAACCAAGCATTTATACCGAACCTCGCTTTTTAACGCGATTTAGGTATATAGTAAACTAGGTTAAAAAAACAATAAGAGGGATCTATGATATCCATTAAACAGCTAACATCTTGGCTATTACTGGCCAGTGCAAGCTTTACCGCAACAAGCACCGAAGTAATGAAGCCTACCCCTTTAGCACAGGCAGAGTATCCAAACATATTAACGGGCACTTACAACAGTGCAATAACGTCCCCTGAAAAATTTTTAGGGTTTGAAGTTGGTCAAAAAACCGCAACGCCAGAGCAAATTAATACCTTGGTAAATATTTGGGCTAAAGAAAGTGAACGCGCCAGTATTATTGAATATGCAAGAACCTATGAAGGTCGTCCGCTGCATTACTTAATTATTTCCAGTAAAGAGCATGTTGCCAATATTGATACCATTAAAAGCAACATAGACAAACTCAGCACACCTGATGACTTGTCCAACAAACAAGTAAAAGCCTTAATAAAAGAGACTCCGGCTACAGCATGGATGGCGTACTCTATTCATGGAAATGAATCTTCTGGCGCTGACTCTTCTTTGGCGCTTATTTATCATTTAATCGCCAGTGAAGATGAGAACGTTAACGCTCTTTTAAATAATGTTGTAGTGCTAGTCGATCCAATGATGAACCCAGATGGAAGAGCTAGATTTACCAAACAATTGCAACAAAATCGCAGCGCTAGCGCAAATTTTGATACCCAATCGCTATTACACTCTGGTGTTTGGCCATTTGGTCGAACCAACCATTATCACTTTGATTTGAACCGTGATTTTTATTATGCGGTGAACCCAGAATCGCGCGGTCGTATTAAAGCTATCAACCAATGGTATCCATTGCTGATGATTGATGGGCATGAAATGGGCGCTTTGGATACGTTCTTGTTTGGCCCACCGCGTGAGCCTATTAATGAACATATTGCTCCAAGTATTAATCAATGGAGTAAAGTATTTGCCAGTGAACAAGCCGCTGCTTTTGACAAGAAGTCTTGGCCTTATTATACCGGCGAATGGTTTGAAAATTTATATCCGGGATATTCAAATTATTCAGAATATAAAGGCTCTATTCATATTTTGTATGAACAAGCGCGTACAGCTGAAGACGGTGTAAGGCTTGAAAATGGTCAAATACGCAGTTATAAAAAATCGGTTCATCACCAATTTTATAGTTCGATGACAAACTTAACTACATTAAGCAATCATCGCGAAAAAATCTTTACCGACTTTGTTAAAAACAGAAAAAACCATGTGGCTAAATCAAGTATTTATGCAAATAAAAGCTTTGTTGTTTTACCAACAAAAAATCAGTCTCGACTCAATAAATTTCTAGATCTTATGGATTTGCAGGGTATCGAATACTACACCAACAAGACTGAACTAAAGGTACGTAATGCGACAAACCAACTTGGTCAAAAGTTAAATTCTACTACCATACCTGCTGCCTCAATCATTATCCCTAATCGTCAATATGATGCACCTTTAATTGCAGCAATTCTAGAATTTGATGCAAAAATTAAAGAGCAGGTCATATTAGAAGAGAGACAGAAAACCCTGCGTGACGGTAGCTCGGTAATGTATGATGCTACTGCTTGGAACTTAACGATGCTATACGGTTTAGATGCACTAGAAGTTGACCAACACCTGCAAAGTGGTTTATCTAAATTGGCACGCGAAGAGACCTCATCTACTATCGCTTTAGAAAATACTATCGCTTATATTGTTGATGGCGCTAATGATGCTTCTGTTGGTTACGCTGCGCGTTTATTAGAACAAGGTGTACAAGTAAGGGCATTAGACCGTAAAGGCTTATTTAACGAGGTGGAATTCAGTCGCGGTTCTATTGTTGTGACTGTGCATGATAATAAAAATTCAACGCAGCTATTAAGCATAATTGAAACTACGGCTAAAGATACTGGCGTACAAGTACGGGCAATTAGCCAGGGCTTGGGCGAAGAAGACTTACCAGATATTGGCGGCGAACATTTTAAATTATTAAAACGTCCGCAAATCGCTATGCTTACCCAAACGGGCATTAGTCCTTATGATTATGGCCATATTTGGCACATGTTAGATACAGAATTAGGCGTACGTCATTCTCATTTGAGCCAAGAATTGTTTAACTCTATGGATTTACGCTCTTATAACGTATTAATAATACCAGGTCGTTGGTATGGAGAGCTTAGTGCAGGCAATGTAAGTGCTATTGATACTTGGGTTAAAGCCGGTGGCACACTTATCGTAACTGGTAATTCAACAGTTCAACTGGCTAAAACTAAAGATTTTACCAGCACCACATTGTTAGCTGATTCATTCGAAAATATGCAAGATTATAATATTGCGCTTTATAAAGAGTGGCTTGCAAAACAAACCAGTGTATCTAATCAGGACGTTCTGGCGAATCACGTTGTGGCTGATTCCATCTGGTATCCATGGCAAAATCTTGACGAATTAAAGCCGATGAATAAAGAGCAATTAACCCGATGGGATGCGTGGACGTCACAATTCATGCCTTCAGGAGCACTTGTCGGTACTCGCACAGATCAAAAGAGCTGGCTTACGTATGGCGTAAACGAGATATTACCGGTATTAATCGATAACTCACCGCAATTAATGAGTAAGCGACCTGCCAGCGCCATTGTTCGCTACGGGGTATTGATCGATAACCCGAAAGCCAAAGAACGCTTAATCGGTTGGTCAACTATCCCTGAGGGCAAAGATTTATACCTACGCATGAGTGGGTTAGTTTGGCCAGAAGCGGCTCAGCGTATTAGTAATTCAGCGTACTTGACCCGCGATAGAAAAGGCAATGGCCAAGTGATAATGTTTGCTAATTCGCCGAACTTTAGAGGGGCAACCAAAGGTACAGCAAGGTTGCTACTAAACGCGATAGTTTACGGTCCAGGGCTTGGCAGTAATCAAGCGATAAACTTGTAAACCGATTTCAGCAATTAGGATAAATTACCAAGTAGGCGAAATAACCTACTTGGTATTAGTTCTTTTACTTATATCGCTGCCGCCGATGAAAAGTTGAACACTTGGCAATTCATCTGCTTGGCCTCATTGACAAGTGTTTGGCTTAGCATTGAATTAACATTGTTAAGATAACAGACTCGCTTGCCTTGCTTTAATAGCGTCAGAGCTTTATTCATATTTTCTTCATTTAACACTGTTTTTGGCGCATCTCGTCGGCATAAATCTATTATTACGCTACCAACATCCAAATCATGCACAATATTATCTGCTTTTTGCATATTTCTTACTGCACCTAAGGTTAACAAGTCGGGGTGCAGTGGCGTATCAACAATCAATAGTTCAGCCTGGCTCATAGCAACATCCTCGCTATCGGCCAGTTGTGTATTAAACGTGTGCTCGAGATTTTCCCCCTGCTCGATACCTGTGCCACTGAAAAATGTTTCCCAAAATAACCGGCGGTTGGCAAAATTAGTAAAGTGATCTTTGACCGATTGACGCTTTTCTCCGGCAAAAGATGCCAGTTTACCAAGTGATTGTGGAATGATGGTTTCTAGTTTTTCTCGCCAATAACGCAATAATACCGGCGACTGACCAGAGCTGGTCATGGCAAAAACCATAGGAGTACGATCGATAATTGCCGGTGTAATAAAGTGACACAAGTCAGCATTGTCGACCACATTGGCCAACACACCATTATCCAATGCATCTTTACTTATTTGTTCATTTAAGACGCGGTTTTCCGTTGCCACAAATACCAGTTGTTTATTGGCTAATTGTGACTTTTCATAATAACCATCGATGTAATTAATTTTATCTGCATCAATCAGTGCTTGTACGTTTGCTGACACTTTGGGTGACACCACCGTTACGCTTGTCGGACTTTTTATCAGTAACTCAATTTTAGCACTGGCAATATCACCGCCGCCCACAACTAACACATTCGTCTTTTTCGCATCCAGGAAAATAGGAAAGTAATTCATTATTTTTATAGCTCTTTAATGACTAGTTCCGCGTTCATAATGAGTTTTATTATAAACATTATACTTACCAGACGGCTTCTTCATCGGTAATCGTTTGATTTCTTTCAAACTATTAGCATCATACACAATGACTTCACCATCATTATCCCAAATGCTCAATAATACGTATTTTCCGTCTTTGGTAAATTCAACATGCGCAGCTGTTTTACCCGGTGACGGTGCTAAAGTTTTAACGATCTCTAATGTATCTTTTTTAATGATATGAACTTTTTCTTTATTTGGACCAAAAAACACATCAACCCAAGCATACGGTGATTTACTATGACTGCGCATAAAAAATCCAGGACCTTCGGTTTCAATTTCTTTGATCACTTGCCAGTTGTCCATATCAATAACAGTCACTCGGCCATCTTTGATATTTGGTGAGGCAAATACCTGTTTTCCCTGATAGTCCCAAGTAATGCCTGAGCCTAAATGTGGCATGCCCGCCATTTCAATGGTTGCAACTTTCTTTTTTGCATCCAAATTAATCACTTGCCCATTTTGACTGTCGCGTGAAGCACCAATTAAATTTATATACTCAGGATCAAAGAAGAAATCATCGAGGTAGTCTTCAGTTGTTATGCGTCGAATTGGGAATTGCTCTTCACTCTTCCAATTTTCAACTTTTCCTTCACCACCATCTTTTCGATAATCGTGCGCCCAACCTTTATAAACCTCAACACCACCTGCTGAGCTGTAAGGTATCTCCCAAACTTCTTTCACATCTTTTAACGCGACAATGAAGCTTGTTCTTGGAGGAGCGTTATAAACGGCACTAACTCGAGATGATTTACCGTCTTTATCGGCTGTAGGTACCACTTTAATCGGCGTTAGGTTTTCAGTATCTAAAATTACAATATTATGCGGCAGGTAATTACCAACAATGGCGTATTTTCCATCTGATGAAACTGCCATATTTCGAGTGTTGATACCGGCGCGGATCTCCGCCACAGTTTTCATATTGTAAATATCATATTTACTGATCCAACCGTCACGTGAGGCAAAATAAACAAACCGCCCATCTGGGGAATATTTAGGACCACCATGAAGTGCAAAGCGGGTTTTGAAGCGTGTTATTGGCTCAAATGTATCACCATTTAATAAAGTAGCTGAGTGATCGCCAAGCTCCACCACGATAAATAAATTCATTAAATCAGCATCAAATTGCGGTTCATTTGGTAATGTACTTTGATCAAAATGCTGCACATGAGAAGCATTAATATCTGCCAAGCTCCACTCTGGTACCGTTTCAGCCGGCGTGTAAATATACTCGACCAGTTGGTCAATATCATCTTTAGATAATGTTTGTGCAAAAGCGGGCATTTGCGTAGCGACACGCCCCTTACTTATAACACCACTGGCTTTATTTTTACGTAGTCGCGATAGATTTTCTGGAAATAACGCCGGTCCCATACTGCCCATACGATTTAAGCCATGACAGCTTTGACAGTGTTGCTGATAAAGTTGTTCAGCATTTTGTTTTTCTGCTGCGAAAACACTATAACTGAGCAGTAAGGTAATACCTGTAACAAGTATATTTACAATGGATGTTTTATTGTTCATTAGTAATTCCTATCCAACGGATAACTCAGGGATTTGGCTAAACGGTTGCGCTGCATTTTCCGCTTGAAAATATCCCACTCCGGCAACGTGTTTAGGATCAAGTTGCTCAACGACATTGCCAACAACGATAAGCGCAGGTGGCTTAATATCATTATCAATAACCA comes from the Thalassotalea nanhaiensis genome and includes:
- a CDS encoding cytochrome D1 domain-containing protein, translating into MNNKTSIVNILVTGITLLLSYSVFAAEKQNAEQLYQQHCQSCHGLNRMGSMGPALFPENLSRLRKNKASGVISKGRVATQMPAFAQTLSKDDIDQLVEYIYTPAETVPEWSLADINASHVQHFDQSTLPNEPQFDADLMNLFIVVELGDHSATLLNGDTFEPITRFKTRFALHGGPKYSPDGRFVYFASRDGWISKYDIYNMKTVAEIRAGINTRNMAVSSDGKYAIVGNYLPHNIVILDTENLTPIKVVPTADKDGKSSRVSAVYNAPPRTSFIVALKDVKEVWEIPYSSAGGVEVYKGWAHDYRKDGGEGKVENWKSEEQFPIRRITTEDYLDDFFFDPEYINLIGASRDSQNGQVINLDAKKKVATIEMAGMPHLGSGITWDYQGKQVFASPNIKDGRVTVIDMDNWQVIKEIETEGPGFFMRSHSKSPYAWVDVFFGPNKEKVHIIKKDTLEIVKTLAPSPGKTAAHVEFTKDGKYVLLSIWDNDGEVIVYDANSLKEIKRLPMKKPSGKYNVYNKTHYERGTSH
- a CDS encoding NAD(P)-dependent oxidoreductase, coding for MNYFPIFLDAKKTNVLVVGGGDIASAKIELLIKSPTSVTVVSPKVSANVQALIDADKINYIDGYYEKSQLANKQLVFVATENRVLNEQISKDALDNGVLANVVDNADLCHFITPAIIDRTPMVFAMTSSGQSPVLLRYWREKLETIIPQSLGKLASFAGEKRQSVKDHFTNFANRRLFWETFFSGTGIEQGENLEHTFNTQLADSEDVAMSQAELLIVDTPLHPDLLTLGAVRNMQKADNIVHDLDVGSVIIDLCRRDAPKTVLNEENMNKALTLLKQGKRVCYLNNVNSMLSQTLVNEAKQMNCQVFNFSSAAAI
- a CDS encoding M14 family metallopeptidase — encoded protein: MISIKQLTSWLLLASASFTATSTEVMKPTPLAQAEYPNILTGTYNSAITSPEKFLGFEVGQKTATPEQINTLVNIWAKESERASIIEYARTYEGRPLHYLIISSKEHVANIDTIKSNIDKLSTPDDLSNKQVKALIKETPATAWMAYSIHGNESSGADSSLALIYHLIASEDENVNALLNNVVVLVDPMMNPDGRARFTKQLQQNRSASANFDTQSLLHSGVWPFGRTNHYHFDLNRDFYYAVNPESRGRIKAINQWYPLLMIDGHEMGALDTFLFGPPREPINEHIAPSINQWSKVFASEQAAAFDKKSWPYYTGEWFENLYPGYSNYSEYKGSIHILYEQARTAEDGVRLENGQIRSYKKSVHHQFYSSMTNLTTLSNHREKIFTDFVKNRKNHVAKSSIYANKSFVVLPTKNQSRLNKFLDLMDLQGIEYYTNKTELKVRNATNQLGQKLNSTTIPAASIIIPNRQYDAPLIAAILEFDAKIKEQVILEERQKTLRDGSSVMYDATAWNLTMLYGLDALEVDQHLQSGLSKLAREETSSTIALENTIAYIVDGANDASVGYAARLLEQGVQVRALDRKGLFNEVEFSRGSIVVTVHDNKNSTQLLSIIETTAKDTGVQVRAISQGLGEEDLPDIGGEHFKLLKRPQIAMLTQTGISPYDYGHIWHMLDTELGVRHSHLSQELFNSMDLRSYNVLIIPGRWYGELSAGNVSAIDTWVKAGGTLIVTGNSTVQLAKTKDFTSTTLLADSFENMQDYNIALYKEWLAKQTSVSNQDVLANHVVADSIWYPWQNLDELKPMNKEQLTRWDAWTSQFMPSGALVGTRTDQKSWLTYGVNEILPVLIDNSPQLMSKRPASAIVRYGVLIDNPKAKERLIGWSTIPEGKDLYLRMSGLVWPEAAQRISNSAYLTRDRKGNGQVIMFANSPNFRGATKGTARLLLNAIVYGPGLGSNQAINL
- a CDS encoding bifunctional diguanylate cyclase/phosphodiesterase, which gives rise to MTTKLQHQLDALKKEHYDLKVLQDALYELSESTFTSGSIEQFYQQVHQIVNTFIDARNFFIAFTNDKTQTLDFSYHVDEKDTLTNYQMPQSYLSDSLSRLVLTRGRPLLMQAKKFERLLAKGIIKERGNMAVDWLGVPLIKNNNIVGLMVIQSYNNDVRYKAIDKEIMSITGQHIISALSRFEYKEQLQYDVNIRTRELEEKIGEIEKIEAAKQSLYEISDLSQANLDLETFYKEVHTVIGKYLFADNFYIARVCEKRETLRFAYFADSAINDHESLFSPRKFGQGLTDYLINSGQPQLLSKQHIRELIRTKVVDIKSGEAHSWLGVPLYKHGEIIGAMVVQSYSKAFSYSDKDADFLNFVSQHVSIALFQRELAILQQQSRDELEIKVKQRTEELVEEITQRQLAEQQLKYSANHDSLTELPNRSYFNKILEHKIANVNENKNYNFALLFIDLDRFKTVNDSLGHHAGDKLLKNVANKIKKLIRNNDILARLGGDEFVVLLDEIPSINVGIRVSDEIIETLSQHIYINESMINIGASIGIVASNQHYSNAEDMLRDADTAMYKAKEFGKGRYELFNSNMHHELLASIKLELDIKTAIKNQEFIPYFQPIYNLNENKIVGFEALARWQSSERGLTYPNEFIAKAEETGLIHNIDLEIIEQSAKILRLWQKKFKNDKLFITCNLFSGHFINSDLTLHISRIISKYQIPKNSLRLELTERALLENGDLVNENMTKLKELGVKLLLDDFGTGYSSLSYLYKFPFDTLKIDRSFINNMREDKKQAVMIKTIIDMAEHLGMSVVAEGIEHESEVRVLTEMGCQSGQGFYYSKPLAQTEIEQVIQSHI
- the fre gene encoding NAD(P)H-flavin reductase, which translates into the protein MNTINCQVQSLTPLTDNVFQVLLKPDQSVSFSAGQYLNFVMSEDDKRPFSIASSPGSELIELQIGAFAADGWAMQVIEHIQNNNNVTVEMPGGQAQLRTDSLRPIILLAGGTGFSYIKSILGDLVSRKAQQPVLVYWGLRDTSACYQLDETQALVDQLSHGQFMPVVETPDENWQGRVGKVHEPLLHDVISLEPYDIYMAGRFDMVGFLRSEFIEHGGIKEHMYADAFAFI